One Helianthus annuus cultivar XRQ/B chromosome 12, HanXRQr2.0-SUNRISE, whole genome shotgun sequence genomic region harbors:
- the LOC110893897 gene encoding DCN1-like protein 4 — protein sequence MPRVSKRKSEPVRSSEPAAKKTAKEVERIDSFFATYANTSIDMIDPEGVEKLCADLNIEYTDIKVLVLAWKLNAKKQGYFTQDEWRTGLKSLHVDTLKKLQKQLPELVKEAFKKEKFEDFYHFSFRYCLTEDKQKNLDIETTCELLKLLLHSTYDQQVDSFIEFLKIQKEYKVINMDQWTNFYRFCQEIDFPDFKNYDDGLAWPIILDNFVVWLREEKFA from the exons ATGCCTCGTGTTTCGAAGCGGAAATCGGAGCCCGTACGATCATCCGAGCCTG CCGCGAAGAAAACCGCAAAGGAAGTTGAACGAATAGACAGCTTCTTTGCAACATATGCTAATACTTCAATAGACATGATCGA TCCAGAAGGTGTGGAGAAACTTTGTGCTGATCTAAATATTGAGTACACTGATATCAAAGTGTTGGTGCTAGCTTG GAAATTGAATGCTAAGAAGCAGGGATATTTTACACAG gATGAGTGGAGGACGGGCCTGAAATCACTGCATGTCGACACTCTTAAAAAGCTACAAAAACAACTACCCGAGTTGGTGAAAGAG GCGTTTAAGAAAGAAAAATTTGAGGATTTCTACCACTTTTCCTTTCGTTACTGCTTAACCG AAGATAAACAAAAGAACTTAGATATTGAGACCACCTGCGAATTGTTGAAACTTCTTTTACACTCAACTTACGATCAACAAGTTGATTCATTCATCGAGTTCTTAAAG ATTCAGAAAGAATATAAGGTGATAAACATGGATCAGTGGACTAACTTCTACCGTTTTTGTCAAGAG ATAGATTTTCCAGATTTTAAGAACTATGATGATGGTCTAGCATGGCCTATAATTCTCGACAATTTTGTTGTCTGGTTGAGAGAAGAAAAGTTCGCATGA